Proteins encoded in a region of the Halictus rubicundus isolate RS-2024b unplaced genomic scaffold, iyHalRubi1_principal scaffold0143, whole genome shotgun sequence genome:
- the LOC143363828 gene encoding uncharacterized protein LOC143363828, producing MRKVPPSLQDGPQTVYIPHHAVIRESSVTTHLRDVDYQRILWRSSPSDSVDRYQLLTVTYDTAPAPFLALRVLKQLVEDEGSNFPLAVSVLQNHLYVDDCVFGASDESRLTETRNQLITLLSKAHFQLHKWTTNAPHLLRDISPHDRGTGLEKILQFDETVKVLGVAWSPDADAFRFRVTLPHHSAGTKRAILSTIARLFDPLGWVTPTTVYAKILMQQLWLKKCSWDAPLPSTFLDRWTIYNAELPALKSLAIPRWTHQTLDIASCELHGFADASTVAYAAVVYLRVVTSSGHIVVSLLAAKSKVAPVKPLTVPRLELSAALLLARLIVFVRQALHDLPNEIPCYCWTDSTITLCWLRQPASRWKTFVANRVAQIASSLPDAMWRHVPSEENPADCASRGLLPSQLLHHDLWWKGPQWMQLSTDQWPPNIPVASPDARAEERPTLSFNLVLPSTPWELRDRFSSWPKLLRVTAYNVTFFLRRFSLFVNIVRSTKRAPCSPLIHI from the exons ATGCGGAAAGTTCCTCCGTCTCTTCAAGACGGCCCTCAAACCGTGTACATTCCGCATCACGCGGTGATTCGAGAAAGCAGCGTAACTACTCATCTTCGG GACGTCGATTATCAACGTATCCTATGGCGGTCGTCCCCGTCTGATTCCGTCGATCGGTATCAGTTGTTGACCGTAACCTATGACACAGCACCGGCCCCCTTCCTGGCTCTTCGGGTCTTGAAACAACTCGTCGAAGACGAAGGGTCAAATTTTCCGTTGGCCGTGAGCGTCCTCCAAAACCATCTTTATGTGGATGATTGCGTTTTTGGCGCGTCCGACGAGTCACGTTTAACCGAAACGCGTAATCAGTTGATCACGTTGCTCAGCAAAGCGCACTTCCAGTTGCATAAGTGGACGACCAACGCTCCACATCTTCTTCGCGACATCAGTCCGCATGACCGTGGAACAGGGCTTGAGAAAATATTACAGTTCGACGAAACTGTGAAAGTCCTTGGAGTCGCCTGGAGTCCAGATGCCGATGCATTTCGCTTCCGCGTGACGCTTCCCCATCATTCCGCAGGCACCAAACGAGCGATCCTTTCCACGATCGCTCGCCTTTTCGATCCCTTAGGCTGGGTCACTCCCACCACCGTCTATGCCAAAATTCTTATGCAACAGCTGTGGTTGAAAAAATGCAGTTGGGACGCCCCACTTCCATCAACCTTTCTCGATCGCTGGACGATATATAACGCGGAATTACCTGCCCTCAAGTCCCTTGCGATTCCTCGATGGACGCACCAAACTCTCGATATCGCCTCATGCGAACTCCATGGCTTTGCCGACGCATCTACCGTCGCCTATGCCGCTGTCGTGTATCTGCGCGTCGTCACCTCGTCCGGTCACATTGTCGTGTCTCTTCTCGCCGCCAAATCCAAAGTCGCTCCTGTCAAACCGCTGACTGTTCCACGGCTCGAACTTTCCGCCGCCCTCTTACTAGCTCGCCTCATCGTGTTCGTGAGACAAGCGCTGCATGACCTTCCGAATGAGATCCCGTGTTATTGCTGGACGGATTCGACAATCACCCTCTGTTGGCTTCGTCAACCGGCGTCGAGATGGAAAACATTCGTCGCGAATCGGGTGGCTCAAATCGCCTCCTCCCTACCGGATGCCATGTGGCGACATGTACCGTCCGAGGAGAATCCCGCAGATTGTGCCTCCCGCGGCTTACTTCCGTCCCAACTATTGCACCACGATCTTTGGTGGAAGGGACCACAGTGGATGCAACTGTCGACCGACCAATGGCCTCCAAATATCCCGGTCGCATCGCCTGACGCGCGCGCGGAGGAACGTCCGACCCTCTCTTTTAACCTTGTACTGCCTAGCACACCGTGGGAGCTACGTGACCGGTTTTCATCCTGgccaaaattattaagggtcaCCGC ATACAACGTGACCTTTTTCCTGAGGAGATTCAGTCTCTTCGTCAACATCGTCCGCTCAACCAAAAGAGCTCCCTGCTCTCCCTTAATCCATATATAG